The Phycisphaeraceae bacterium genome window below encodes:
- the mdh gene encoding malate dehydrogenase, which produces MRRAKISIIGAGNVGATCAHWAAAKELGDIVLLDVPEREGVAKGKALDLVQCGPIEEFDSRVIGTADYKDTAGSDVVIVTAGLPRKPGMSRDDLIQTNVKIVRSVAEQVATHAPDSIMIVVSNPLDAMVYTAWKASGFPTHRILGQAGCLDVARFRAFIAMEIGCSVEDIQALLLGGHGDDMVPLPRLTSVHGIPLEQLLPKETIDRCVQRAKVGGGEIVQLMGTSAYYAPASGTIQMAEAIIRDKKRILPCAAYCEKEFGVAPNQPGQGYFVGVPCILGSKGMEKVVEINLDADERKLMDESISHVKDLVATVRRIFPELA; this is translated from the coding sequence ATGCGACGCGCCAAGATCAGCATCATCGGAGCCGGAAATGTTGGAGCCACCTGCGCCCACTGGGCGGCTGCCAAGGAACTGGGAGACATCGTCCTTCTCGATGTGCCCGAGCGCGAAGGCGTGGCCAAGGGCAAGGCGCTCGACCTCGTCCAGTGCGGACCCATCGAGGAGTTCGACAGCCGGGTCATCGGCACCGCCGACTACAAGGACACCGCCGGCAGCGATGTCGTGATCGTCACCGCAGGTCTGCCCCGCAAGCCGGGCATGAGCCGCGACGATCTCATCCAGACCAATGTCAAGATCGTGCGCAGCGTGGCGGAGCAGGTCGCGACCCACGCTCCCGACTCGATCATGATTGTCGTCAGCAATCCGCTCGACGCGATGGTCTACACCGCGTGGAAGGCGAGCGGTTTCCCGACGCATCGCATCCTCGGTCAGGCGGGCTGCCTCGATGTGGCTCGCTTCCGCGCCTTCATTGCCATGGAGATCGGCTGCTCCGTCGAGGACATCCAAGCGCTCCTTCTGGGCGGTCACGGCGATGACATGGTTCCGCTTCCGCGCCTGACGAGCGTGCACGGCATTCCGCTCGAGCAGCTCCTGCCCAAGGAAACGATCGATCGTTGCGTGCAGCGCGCGAAGGTTGGCGGCGGCGAGATTGTGCAGCTCATGGGCACGAGCGCGTACTACGCGCCCGCAAGCGGCACGATTCAGATGGCGGAGGCCATCATTCGAGACAAGAAGCGCATCCTGCCCTGCGCGGCCTACTGCGAGAAGGAGTTCGGCGTCGCCCCGAACCAGCCCGGTCAGGGCTACTTCGTCGGCGTGCCTTGCATTCTCGGTTCGAAGGGCATGGAGAAGGTCGTCGAGATCAACCTCGATGCCGACGAGCGCAAGCTGATGGATGAGTCCATCAGCCATGTGAAAGATCTCGTCGCCACCGTCCGCCGCATCTTCCCCGAGCTCGCCTGA
- the dprA gene encoding DNA-processing protein DprA produces MPRGPGEVSEPLLRVMVAPGVGSRTAMVLRSVLGSWEAVVRASRSEIAAALADEPRLAGMAAAVHAGLLKADPDRERAAMERVGAGVVQMDDPDYPALLRLIPDPPPGLFVRGRLDNGDAWSLAVVGSRAATAYGIDSAGRLACELADRGLVIVSGGARGIDAAAHQAALRVGGRTIAVMGGGLARPYPAEHERLFDRMLEGDGALISEFPMEMEARPGHFPRRNRIIAGLALGVLVIEAAVESGANITARLAVDDLGRMVMAVPGPVGSRVSAGCHRLIRSGSAALVVSAEEVLEDLRSTLPLMRAALDAMPNAAASGHSTVPEIRTNDPAPRWRSAARRVSAGGTAREVERRCAQSGVSPEEALAALTLEALRSDGARDGATGPVNCAAVSALPLPPSPTLEAPRHPESPPSPQSSDQVQPTA; encoded by the coding sequence ATGCCGCGCGGCCCGGGGGAGGTTTCAGAGCCACTGCTTCGCGTGATGGTCGCGCCGGGGGTCGGCTCCAGGACGGCGATGGTGCTCAGGAGCGTGCTTGGATCGTGGGAGGCGGTTGTCCGGGCGTCGCGGTCGGAGATCGCCGCGGCGCTGGCCGACGAGCCTCGTCTCGCGGGAATGGCGGCGGCCGTCCACGCCGGGCTTCTGAAGGCCGATCCTGACCGGGAACGGGCCGCCATGGAGCGGGTGGGTGCAGGGGTCGTTCAGATGGACGACCCTGACTATCCGGCCCTTCTCAGGCTCATTCCCGATCCGCCGCCGGGCCTCTTCGTCCGGGGACGGCTGGACAACGGGGACGCATGGTCGCTCGCGGTCGTTGGAAGCCGGGCTGCAACGGCCTATGGCATTGACTCCGCGGGCCGGCTCGCGTGCGAACTCGCCGACCGTGGGCTGGTCATTGTGAGTGGCGGCGCACGCGGCATCGATGCCGCCGCGCACCAAGCCGCGCTCCGGGTTGGTGGGCGAACCATCGCCGTCATGGGAGGCGGCCTCGCGCGGCCCTATCCCGCAGAGCATGAGCGCCTCTTCGATCGCATGCTCGAAGGGGATGGGGCACTCATCAGTGAGTTTCCCATGGAGATGGAGGCGCGCCCCGGTCACTTCCCGAGGCGGAACCGGATCATCGCGGGGCTCGCGCTCGGCGTGCTGGTCATCGAGGCCGCCGTTGAATCAGGCGCAAACATCACCGCAAGGCTGGCAGTGGATGATCTCGGGCGCATGGTCATGGCCGTGCCGGGGCCTGTCGGAAGCCGAGTGTCGGCGGGGTGCCACCGGCTCATTCGCAGTGGCTCGGCGGCGCTCGTGGTCTCGGCCGAGGAGGTTCTTGAAGATCTGCGGTCAACGCTTCCGCTGATGCGCGCTGCGCTCGATGCGATGCCCAATGCTGCCGCGAGCGGGCATTCAACGGTGCCGGAGATTCGCACCAATGACCCCGCGCCGCGATGGCGATCGGCGGCTCGACGGGTGAGCGCGGGTGGCACGGCTCGCGAGGTCGAGCGTCGCTGCGCCCAGTCAGGGGTGTCGCCCGAGGAAGCGCTGGCCGCACTTACTCTTGAGGCGCTGCGTAGCGATGGAGCGCGTGATGGTGCAACTGGTCCAGTCAATTGCGCCGCGGTGTCGGCCCTTCCCTTACCGCCGTCGCCCACACTTGAAGCGCCTCGCCACCCGGAGTCGCCCCCGTCGCCGCAGAGCAGCGATCAGGTCCAGCCAACCGCGTAG
- a CDS encoding YcaQ family DNA glycosylase, giving the protein MRLPETLPAAVARRVLLTRQGLAPWKDSGPSATSPRFRRSTPREVASLIESLGYVQIDSINVVDRAHHLILGTRLEGFRPAHLQSALEEHRALFEHWTHDACAIPIRWYPHWSHRFERYKRKDRAHAWWQARFGREPARVLSRVLARVRAEGALRARDFQPPDRRRSEPGGWWNWHPEKAALEHLWRSGRLAVAGRQRFEKVYDLPERVVPAEHAESKSSAAEHLEWACRSALERLGIATEREIAHFWAAVPLEEARRWVRAAIKRGELDEVLVERADGGPATRCVVTAGWQAAPEFRASPAEADRIMVLAPFDPVIRDRARLERLFGFEYRFEAFTPAARRIYGYYTMPLLEGDRFVGRIDPKFDRRAGVLEIRGPWWEPGIRADRARRQRLHAAFDRLAAQLGAASWNLVPMA; this is encoded by the coding sequence ATGCGGCTTCCCGAGACGCTTCCTGCAGCCGTGGCGCGGCGCGTGCTGCTCACCCGTCAGGGGCTTGCGCCGTGGAAGGATTCCGGGCCGTCGGCGACCTCGCCGCGATTCCGTCGCTCGACGCCGCGCGAGGTCGCATCGCTCATCGAATCGCTCGGCTATGTGCAGATCGATTCGATCAATGTGGTCGATCGAGCGCACCACCTCATTCTCGGCACTCGCCTCGAGGGCTTTCGACCCGCGCACCTTCAGAGCGCACTCGAAGAGCACCGTGCGCTCTTTGAGCACTGGACCCATGATGCGTGCGCCATCCCGATCCGATGGTATCCGCACTGGTCCCATCGCTTCGAGCGCTACAAGCGCAAGGACCGGGCTCACGCGTGGTGGCAGGCGAGGTTCGGACGCGAGCCGGCGCGAGTGCTCTCGCGCGTGCTCGCGCGGGTGCGAGCCGAAGGAGCGCTACGCGCGAGGGACTTCCAGCCCCCCGATCGCCGTCGATCGGAGCCGGGCGGCTGGTGGAATTGGCATCCGGAGAAGGCGGCGCTTGAACACTTGTGGCGCAGCGGCCGCCTCGCGGTCGCCGGGCGACAGCGTTTTGAGAAGGTCTACGACCTGCCCGAGCGCGTCGTGCCGGCGGAGCACGCCGAGTCGAAGTCGAGCGCGGCGGAGCATCTCGAGTGGGCGTGTCGAAGCGCGCTCGAGCGCCTCGGGATCGCGACCGAGCGCGAGATCGCCCATTTCTGGGCCGCTGTTCCGCTCGAAGAGGCGCGGCGCTGGGTGCGCGCGGCGATCAAGCGAGGCGAGCTCGATGAGGTTCTCGTCGAGCGCGCCGATGGTGGCCCCGCGACGCGATGCGTGGTCACGGCGGGCTGGCAGGCAGCGCCCGAGTTCAGGGCATCACCGGCCGAGGCCGATCGAATCATGGTTCTCGCGCCATTTGATCCCGTCATTCGAGATCGAGCACGGCTTGAGCGACTCTTCGGCTTCGAGTACCGCTTCGAAGCCTTCACACCTGCGGCGCGGCGGATCTATGGCTACTACACCATGCCGCTCCTCGAAGGAGATCGCTTCGTCGGGCGCATCGACCCCAAGTTCGATCGACGCGCCGGCGTCCTTGAGATCAGGGGGCCATGGTGGGAACCGGGGATCAGGGCTGACCGCGCCCGCCGCCAGCGCCTGCACGCGGCGTTTGATCGACTGGCCGCTCAACTCGGCGCGGCTTCGTGGAACCTGGTGCCAATGGCATGA
- a CDS encoding ABC transporter permease: MSDDRPPPALPIRMLDTWAGLWLGAARIVGELALLLVETSKWMFWTIFLRRARFGLRGAIAQLIRVGVRSIGIVMLVSGAIGVILALQTEPSLAQFGQTDKVANLIGVAVFRELGPLIAAIVLVGYAGASIAAELGTMVVGEEIEALEAMALNPVRVLVMPRVVATTIALILLAVISNLSAVIMGGVMGVFGLGIPYEIYKNNTITQVTNTDFFTGLVKAGVFGLIIGLIACNNGLRVSGGAAGVGRATTDTVVQSVVTVVIADLMFTAIFYAVGWT, encoded by the coding sequence ATGTCCGACGATCGCCCGCCACCCGCGCTGCCCATCCGGATGCTGGACACATGGGCCGGCCTGTGGCTTGGTGCTGCGCGGATCGTGGGAGAGCTGGCGCTGCTCCTCGTCGAGACCTCCAAGTGGATGTTCTGGACCATCTTCCTTCGAAGGGCGAGGTTCGGCCTCCGTGGCGCCATCGCCCAGCTCATTCGTGTGGGTGTGCGGAGCATTGGCATCGTCATGCTCGTCTCGGGCGCGATCGGAGTGATCCTCGCGCTTCAGACGGAGCCGAGCCTCGCTCAGTTCGGACAGACGGACAAGGTGGCGAACCTGATCGGTGTTGCGGTCTTCCGCGAGCTTGGTCCGCTGATCGCGGCGATCGTGCTCGTCGGCTATGCCGGCGCGAGCATCGCCGCCGAGCTCGGCACGATGGTCGTGGGCGAAGAGATCGAGGCGCTCGAGGCGATGGCCCTCAATCCCGTACGCGTGCTGGTGATGCCGCGTGTGGTTGCGACGACGATCGCGCTGATCCTGCTCGCGGTCATCAGCAACCTGAGCGCCGTCATCATGGGCGGTGTGATGGGTGTCTTCGGCCTCGGCATCCCGTACGAGATCTACAAGAACAACACCATCACCCAGGTCACCAACACCGACTTCTTCACTGGGCTTGTGAAGGCGGGTGTCTTCGGACTGATCATTGGTCTGATCGCCTGCAACAACGGCCTGCGCGTGAGCGGCGGGGCCGCGGGCGTGGGTCGTGCGACGACTGACACCGTGGTCCAGAGCGTGGTGACGGTCGTCATCGCCGACCTCATGTTCACGGCAATCTTCTACGCGGTTGGCTGGACCTGA
- a CDS encoding STAS domain-containing protein, with protein sequence MAKQDTIQITVEEIPDGVVLSPQGEVDLARSPSMRSQIATAMKRSPKRIVIDLSGVPYMDSSGVATLVEALQGSRRNGGRLLLCSLTTRVKSILEISRLDTVFTIVPDRAAALSA encoded by the coding sequence GTGGCCAAGCAGGACACCATTCAGATCACCGTGGAAGAGATCCCCGACGGCGTCGTCCTGTCGCCCCAGGGTGAAGTTGATCTCGCCCGAAGTCCGTCGATGCGAAGCCAGATCGCGACCGCCATGAAGCGATCTCCCAAGCGCATCGTGATCGACCTCTCCGGGGTTCCGTACATGGACAGCTCCGGTGTCGCCACACTGGTCGAGGCGCTTCAGGGGTCGCGGCGCAACGGTGGTCGTCTGCTGCTGTGCAGTCTGACGACACGGGTGAAGAGCATTCTCGAGATTTCGCGGCTCGATACGGTCTTCACCATCGTGCCCGATCGTGCTGCCGCGTTGAGCGCCTGA
- a CDS encoding ATP-binding protein, whose product MTPCPDLSVQLLSRPGLLAPVRSMVVSLAERTGFDEVMCSHIQLAVDEALANVLRHGYGGREDCRIWVHLWELHDPAGLRIVIEDLARQVDPETIRGRELDEVRPGGLGVHLMQSLMDVVRFERRHEGGMRLTLEKILRDEPAESPV is encoded by the coding sequence ATGACCCCGTGCCCTGATCTGTCGGTGCAACTGCTGAGTCGCCCCGGGCTCCTCGCGCCGGTTCGCAGCATGGTCGTGTCGCTGGCCGAGAGAACAGGCTTTGACGAGGTCATGTGCAGTCACATTCAGCTTGCTGTCGATGAAGCGCTCGCGAATGTCCTTCGTCATGGATATGGCGGCCGGGAGGATTGCCGGATCTGGGTGCACCTCTGGGAGTTGCATGATCCTGCGGGCCTTCGCATCGTCATCGAGGACCTCGCGCGCCAGGTGGATCCCGAGACGATTCGAGGCCGCGAACTCGATGAGGTTCGACCTGGCGGCCTCGGAGTTCATCTCATGCAGAGCTTGATGGATGTCGTTCGGTTCGAGCGGCGCCACGAAGGTGGAATGCGCCTCACTCTCGAGAAGATCCTGCGCGACGAGCCTGCGGAAAGCCCCGTCTGA